Proteins encoded together in one Luteimonas fraxinea window:
- a CDS encoding pseudouridine synthase, with the protein MSRCRVLKRVVRPPRYGLARVLSKRGLCSRSEAERRVRDGRVRVAGKIVRDPEFPVALDASNIVLDGDASRATAHQYLVLNKPRGLVTTARDEHGRDTVYRCFDGADLGWIAPVGRLDKASEGLLLFTSDPAWAARVTDPEQGPQKTYHVQVDGLPDDALLEALVLGVDDAGERLQAASARLLRQGERNAWLEIVLDEGRNRQIRRLLAAHDLGVLRLVRVAIGDLALGDLAKGAWRPLEAGEISALARPSDPATG; encoded by the coding sequence ATGTCGAGGTGCCGCGTCTTGAAGCGTGTCGTGCGTCCGCCGCGGTATGGCCTCGCGCGGGTGCTGTCGAAGCGCGGGCTGTGCTCGCGCAGCGAAGCCGAGCGGCGTGTGCGCGATGGGCGCGTACGGGTTGCCGGCAAGATCGTGCGCGATCCGGAATTTCCGGTGGCACTGGACGCGTCGAACATCGTGCTCGATGGCGATGCGTCGCGCGCAACCGCGCATCAGTACCTCGTACTCAACAAGCCGCGCGGCCTGGTCACCACGGCGCGCGACGAACACGGCCGCGACACGGTCTATCGTTGTTTCGACGGTGCGGATCTGGGCTGGATTGCGCCGGTCGGCCGGCTCGACAAGGCCAGCGAAGGCCTGCTGTTGTTCACCAGTGATCCCGCGTGGGCTGCACGGGTGACCGATCCCGAGCAGGGGCCGCAGAAGACCTATCACGTGCAGGTCGACGGGCTGCCTGACGACGCCTTGCTCGAAGCGCTGGTGCTCGGCGTCGACGACGCGGGTGAGCGGCTGCAGGCCGCGTCTGCACGTCTTCTGCGTCAGGGCGAGCGCAACGCCTGGCTGGAAATCGTGCTCGACGAGGGTCGCAACCGGCAGATCCGCCGACTGCTCGCTGCGCATGATCTGGGTGTGCTGCGACTGGTGCGCGTCGCGATCGGCGATCTCGCGCTGGGCGATCTGGCCAAGGGCGCGTGGCGTCCCTTGGAGGCCGGCGAAATCAGCGCGCTGGCGCGTCCGTCGGATCCCGCCACCGGCTGA
- a CDS encoding OmpA family protein, which produces MNKKLLCAALLGGLGLAGHASAQEFDDRWYLTGSTGFNFQAEDRRTDDTPFVTLGMGKFISPNWSIDGELNYQNPGFDSSVEGANNDLNWSQYGISVDFRYHFISEGRGWNPYLLAGVGYQRSEEEFDAFPSPNSPGERKEGNLAAKVGAGLQTTFDKRVAVRAEIAYRADFDDNSVAANGSRDWAGYPHNAEESYFGDVMASVGVVIPLGPPPAPPAPPAPPPPPPAPAPAPAPPAPITIDLNGVNFDFDRATLRPDAVAILNEAVEILKRYPELRVEVAGHTDSVGTDAYNQRLSERRAKAVYDHLASNGIMADRLVGPTGYGESRPIAPNTNADGSDNPEGRARNRRTELNVQN; this is translated from the coding sequence ATGAACAAGAAACTCCTCTGCGCCGCGCTGCTCGGCGGTCTTGGTCTGGCGGGTCACGCCAGCGCCCAGGAGTTCGACGACCGTTGGTACCTCACCGGTTCGACGGGCTTCAACTTCCAGGCAGAAGATCGCCGCACCGACGACACCCCGTTCGTCACGCTGGGCATGGGTAAGTTCATCAGCCCCAACTGGTCGATCGACGGTGAGCTGAACTACCAGAACCCGGGCTTCGACAGCTCGGTCGAAGGCGCCAACAACGATCTGAACTGGAGCCAGTACGGCATCTCGGTCGACTTCCGCTACCACTTCATCTCTGAAGGCCGTGGCTGGAATCCCTACCTGCTGGCCGGTGTCGGCTACCAGCGTTCGGAAGAAGAGTTCGACGCGTTCCCGAGCCCGAACTCGCCCGGCGAGCGTAAGGAAGGCAACCTGGCCGCGAAGGTCGGTGCCGGTCTGCAGACCACCTTCGACAAGCGCGTTGCCGTGCGTGCCGAAATCGCTTACCGCGCCGACTTCGACGACAACAGCGTCGCTGCGAACGGTTCGCGTGATTGGGCGGGCTACCCGCACAACGCTGAAGAAAGCTACTTCGGCGACGTGATGGCCTCGGTCGGTGTCGTGATTCCGCTCGGCCCGCCGCCGGCTCCCCCGGCTCCGCCGGCTCCGCCGCCGCCGCCGCCGGCTCCGGCACCGGCTCCGGCTCCGCCGGCTCCGATCACCATCGATCTGAATGGCGTCAACTTCGACTTCGACCGTGCGACGCTGCGTCCTGACGCGGTGGCAATCCTCAACGAAGCCGTCGAAATCCTGAAGCGTTACCCGGAGCTGCGCGTTGAAGTCGCCGGTCACACCGACTCGGTCGGTACCGATGCCTACAACCAGCGTCTGTCCGAGCGTCGCGCCAAGGCGGTCTATGACCACCTCGCCAGCAACGGCATCATGGCCGACCGTCTGGTGGGTCCGACCGGTTACGGCGAAAGCCGCCCGATCGCGCCGAACACCAATGCTGATGGTTCGGACAACCCGGAAGGCCGTGCGCGCAACCGCCGCACCGAGCTGAACGTTCAGAACTAA
- a CDS encoding LysR family transcriptional regulator, with product MDRIGDIALFLRVLDTGSISAAARSLDLSPALASQRLKRLEDALGVRLLHRTMRRLHPTPEGLRLAGEGRTLVEALDGLAGSLRESGGQAVGGTLRVTMSASFGRQHISPRLPRFLAAHPGLQLSVHMSDQQVDLVREGFDLAIRIGDLDDSQLVGRQIAANPRVLVASPDYLARRGIPAAPDDLAAHDCLVLVGSRGRQDRWQLLDGAGGETTITVTGPLESNLGEVLRDAALEGAGIAMHALWHVAGDLRAGRLVRVLPGHAPPETGIHAVMPDRIFVPPRTRVFVSFLQTEFGSTPHWHT from the coding sequence ATGGACCGGATCGGCGACATCGCCCTGTTCCTGCGCGTGCTCGACACGGGGTCGATCAGCGCCGCCGCGCGCAGCCTCGATCTGTCGCCGGCCCTGGCGAGCCAGCGTCTGAAGCGGCTCGAGGACGCACTGGGCGTGCGGCTGCTGCACCGGACCATGCGGCGTCTGCATCCCACGCCTGAAGGCCTGCGACTGGCCGGCGAGGGACGCACGCTGGTCGAAGCACTCGACGGCCTCGCCGGCAGCCTGCGCGAAAGCGGCGGCCAGGCGGTCGGCGGCACGCTGCGGGTCACGATGTCGGCGTCGTTCGGCCGCCAGCACATCTCGCCGCGCCTGCCGCGCTTTCTCGCCGCGCATCCCGGCCTGCAACTCAGCGTGCACATGAGTGACCAGCAGGTCGATCTCGTGCGTGAAGGCTTCGATCTCGCGATCAGGATCGGCGATCTCGATGACTCGCAGCTCGTCGGACGTCAGATCGCAGCCAATCCGCGCGTCCTCGTCGCGTCGCCCGATTACCTGGCCCGTCGCGGCATCCCTGCAGCACCAGACGATCTCGCTGCGCACGATTGCCTGGTGCTCGTCGGCAGTCGTGGCCGTCAGGATCGTTGGCAACTGCTCGACGGCGCAGGCGGCGAGACGACCATTACCGTGACCGGGCCACTGGAAAGCAATCTCGGTGAAGTGCTGCGTGACGCAGCGCTGGAAGGGGCGGGCATCGCGATGCATGCGCTGTGGCATGTGGCGGGCGATCTAAGGGCAGGGCGCCTTGTGCGGGTGCTTCCGGGCCATGCGCCACCGGAAACCGGCATTCACGCGGTGATGCCCGATCGCATATTCGTGCCCCCGCGCACGCGTGTATTCGTTTCATTCCTGCAAACGGAATTCGGATCGACGCCGCACTGGCACACGTAA
- a CDS encoding zinc-binding alcohol dehydrogenase family protein, with protein MKAVALTRYLPIDDPQSLQDVELDLPEPGPHDLRVRVEAVSVNPVDTKVRAPKPQTEANPKVLGYDAAGVVDAIGNEVTGFEVGDAVYYAGDITRPGSNAEFQLVDARIAAKKPNSLDFAQAAALPLTAITAWELLFQRMPFDIDGDGAGKTLLVIAGAGGVGSIAIQLAKLAGFTVIATASRMETIAWCRIMGADHVIDHREDLAPQLQALGFETVDAALNLADTDRYWTALGELLAPLGHVGLIVEPAGALKIGDPYKAKSIGIHWEMMFARPRFRTADMDEQGRILARVAELIDTGSLRGTLSDMLSPINAETLREAHRRLESGSTIGKVVVAGWA; from the coding sequence ATGAAAGCCGTCGCCCTGACCCGCTATCTCCCGATCGACGATCCGCAGTCGCTGCAGGATGTCGAACTCGATCTGCCCGAGCCCGGCCCGCATGACCTGCGCGTGCGCGTCGAGGCGGTTTCAGTGAATCCGGTCGACACCAAGGTGCGTGCGCCGAAGCCGCAGACCGAAGCGAATCCGAAGGTGCTCGGTTACGACGCGGCCGGCGTGGTCGACGCCATCGGCAACGAGGTCACCGGTTTCGAGGTGGGCGACGCCGTTTATTACGCTGGCGACATCACCCGTCCCGGCAGCAACGCCGAATTCCAGCTCGTCGACGCGCGCATCGCCGCGAAGAAGCCGAATTCGCTGGACTTCGCCCAGGCCGCCGCCCTGCCCCTGACCGCGATCACCGCGTGGGAGCTGCTGTTCCAGCGCATGCCTTTCGATATCGACGGGGACGGCGCCGGCAAGACGCTGCTGGTCATCGCCGGCGCCGGCGGTGTCGGGTCGATCGCGATCCAGCTCGCGAAGCTGGCCGGCTTCACCGTGATCGCGACCGCGTCGCGCATGGAGACCATCGCGTGGTGCCGGATCATGGGCGCCGACCATGTCATCGACCACCGCGAGGATCTCGCGCCGCAGCTCCAGGCGCTCGGATTCGAGACCGTCGACGCTGCGCTCAATCTCGCCGACACCGACCGCTACTGGACCGCGCTGGGCGAACTGCTCGCGCCGCTGGGTCATGTCGGCCTGATCGTGGAGCCGGCCGGCGCGCTGAAGATCGGCGATCCCTACAAGGCCAAGAGCATCGGCATTCATTGGGAAATGATGTTCGCGCGGCCGCGCTTCCGTACCGCCGACATGGACGAGCAGGGCAGGATTCTCGCGCGTGTCGCGGAACTGATCGACACCGGTTCGCTGCGCGGCACGCTGTCGGACATGCTCTCGCCAATCAACGCGGAGACCCTGCGCGAAGCGCATCGCCGTCTCGAATCCGGCAGCACGATCGGCAAGGTGGTGGTCGCCGGCTGGGCATGA
- a CDS encoding AAA family ATPase — protein sequence MFEFRSLEVVHWDYWQRYALPLDASIITVVGPNGSGKTTLLDALRTLLAIDDRDMARDYKTYLRHNGKPFAWLRAVVSNPVDRRGRRAFFPCMDEQVTIACRVRKRGGDWTRDYQIVAGDVPVEALDAGGEWLGVRDYRVRLAGAGLSRAICRVLTLEQGATDKLCQLSPRELLQLVFDVFEDKAVMDDYQRARAEQFDIDKEIAELQQGLAELHMRLESSRADVRSYEDGMALRNQRQILEAEIAPKVELADLRATIDGAKPRLTGLRRGLRERSQAYDALEAEDAASIDARAGLQQSIADARAALKSAETRFTGARDQARDAEQLVRRHDELARLQAERGGADVDALSQEVEQGRRRQAELRLEAERDRTRGGEIAAQVAALRGGGRVVEPFEREFRAALDRADIGHAVLTELVEIADPQWAVALEAVLAPYRHLLVLDSAKDARAAWQLGERLQYRHFVVAERAPAGPATRGSLLEVVRFNADPPAWLPRQLDRVQRVADVEAGQRLPKGQDWITAQGYLREHRGGRHIGGGQHHFGTGAREARLASLHAEAIALQERAQAREDALTALGREVDAAQSRLLGLDAGQELVTRAAEFADAQSRLPALAEAAQAAAEALTVARAALDAGERLDKDGSIAAATRAGELRTLAQELRDRGSQIAQERVALVQRLVDFRKRRARMPAAWRTREALREAREAYESAGAVRRELERIDERLARGSFVEDAACVAMRDKFAADHDALEAAIGKREAHLHRARRLTEDARGAYINVLRATVRRYRKNLTALGELAGIGVDVGMPELANEDVALAQAGLTVRFDFDRKGWIGLDDGEASGGQQVMKSLLLLVALLRDEDQPGGFVFIDEPFAHLDVANIEKVGRFLRSTDAQYILTTPITHNLNVFEPSDLVLATSKRRAGSAWAEPVAVLKRDRTEAAHAAA from the coding sequence ATGTTTGAGTTCCGCAGTCTCGAAGTCGTGCATTGGGATTACTGGCAGCGCTATGCCCTGCCGCTCGATGCCTCGATCATCACCGTTGTGGGCCCGAACGGTTCCGGCAAGACCACGCTGCTCGATGCGCTGCGTACGCTGCTGGCGATCGACGATCGCGACATGGCGCGCGACTACAAGACCTATCTGCGCCACAACGGCAAGCCGTTTGCGTGGCTGCGCGCGGTGGTCAGCAACCCCGTCGATCGACGCGGCCGGCGCGCGTTCTTCCCGTGCATGGACGAGCAGGTGACGATCGCCTGCCGCGTGCGCAAGCGCGGCGGCGACTGGACCCGCGATTACCAGATCGTCGCCGGCGATGTGCCGGTGGAAGCGCTCGATGCCGGCGGCGAATGGCTGGGCGTGCGCGACTATCGCGTGCGTCTCGCCGGCGCCGGCCTGAGCCGCGCGATCTGTCGCGTGCTGACGCTGGAGCAGGGCGCCACCGACAAGCTGTGCCAGCTGTCGCCACGCGAACTGCTGCAACTCGTCTTCGACGTGTTCGAGGACAAGGCGGTGATGGACGACTACCAGCGCGCCCGCGCCGAGCAGTTCGACATCGACAAGGAAATCGCCGAACTGCAGCAGGGACTCGCCGAGCTGCACATGCGGCTCGAATCGTCGCGCGCCGATGTGCGGTCCTACGAGGACGGCATGGCGCTGCGCAACCAGCGGCAGATTCTGGAAGCGGAAATCGCGCCGAAAGTCGAACTGGCCGACCTGCGCGCGACCATCGATGGCGCGAAGCCGCGACTCACCGGCCTGCGTCGTGGCCTGCGCGAACGCAGTCAGGCGTACGACGCACTGGAGGCCGAAGACGCGGCGTCGATCGATGCGCGCGCCGGCCTGCAGCAGTCGATCGCCGATGCGCGCGCGGCGTTGAAATCGGCCGAGACGCGGTTCACCGGCGCACGCGATCAGGCGCGTGACGCCGAGCAGCTGGTGCGGCGCCATGACGAACTCGCGCGCCTGCAGGCGGAACGCGGCGGCGCGGACGTCGATGCGCTCAGCCAGGAAGTCGAGCAGGGCCGGCGTCGCCAGGCCGAGCTGCGTCTGGAGGCCGAACGCGATCGCACCCGTGGTGGCGAGATCGCCGCTCAGGTGGCCGCGCTGCGTGGCGGCGGGCGTGTCGTCGAACCCTTCGAGCGCGAGTTCCGCGCTGCGCTCGATCGCGCCGACATCGGCCATGCGGTGCTGACCGAACTGGTCGAGATCGCCGATCCGCAATGGGCGGTCGCGCTCGAAGCCGTGCTCGCGCCGTACCGGCATCTGCTGGTGCTCGATTCGGCGAAGGACGCGCGCGCGGCCTGGCAGCTCGGCGAGCGCCTGCAGTACCGGCACTTCGTCGTTGCGGAACGCGCGCCGGCCGGTCCGGCGACGCGCGGCTCGCTGCTCGAGGTCGTGCGCTTCAATGCCGATCCGCCGGCGTGGCTGCCGCGTCAGCTCGATCGCGTACAGCGCGTCGCCGATGTCGAAGCCGGCCAGCGTCTGCCCAAGGGCCAGGACTGGATCACCGCGCAAGGCTATCTGCGCGAGCACCGCGGCGGTCGCCACATCGGCGGCGGCCAGCACCACTTCGGCACCGGCGCGCGCGAGGCGCGGCTTGCGTCGTTGCATGCCGAAGCCATCGCATTGCAGGAACGCGCGCAGGCACGCGAGGACGCGCTGACCGCGCTGGGTCGCGAGGTCGATGCGGCGCAGTCGCGCCTGCTCGGGCTCGATGCCGGGCAGGAACTGGTGACGCGCGCGGCCGAGTTCGCCGATGCGCAATCGCGCCTGCCGGCGCTGGCCGAGGCCGCACAGGCCGCCGCCGAAGCGCTGACCGTCGCGCGCGCTGCGCTCGATGCCGGCGAACGGCTGGACAAGGACGGCAGCATCGCCGCCGCCACGCGCGCGGGCGAACTGCGCACGCTGGCGCAGGAACTGCGCGATCGCGGCAGCCAGATCGCGCAGGAGCGCGTGGCGCTGGTGCAGCGTCTGGTCGATTTCCGCAAGCGCCGTGCACGAATGCCGGCTGCATGGCGCACGCGCGAAGCGCTGCGCGAGGCGCGCGAGGCCTACGAAAGCGCAGGTGCGGTGCGGCGCGAACTCGAGCGCATCGACGAGCGGCTCGCACGCGGCAGCTTCGTCGAGGACGCCGCCTGCGTGGCGATGCGCGACAAGTTCGCCGCTGACCACGACGCACTCGAAGCGGCGATCGGAAAGCGCGAGGCGCATCTGCACCGCGCGCGGCGCCTCACCGAGGACGCGCGCGGCGCCTACATCAACGTGCTGCGTGCGACCGTGCGTCGCTACCGCAAGAACCTCACCGCGCTCGGCGAACTCGCCGGCATCGGTGTCGATGTCGGCATGCCGGAACTGGCGAACGAGGATGTCGCGCTTGCGCAGGCCGGGCTCACCGTGCGGTTCGATTTCGACCGCAAGGGCTGGATCGGCCTCGACGACGGCGAGGCGTCCGGCGGCCAGCAGGTGATGAAATCGCTGCTGCTGCTGGTCGCACTGCTGCGCGACGAGGACCAGCCGGGCGGCTTCGTCTTCATCGACGAACCGTTCGCACATCTCGACGTCGCCAACATCGAGAAGGTCGGCCGCTTCCTGCGCAGCACGGATGCGCAGTACATCCTGACCACGCCGATCACCCACAACCTCAACGTGTTCGAGCCGTCGGATCTGGTGCTGGCCACCAGCAAGCGGCGCGCGGGCAGTGCGTGGGCGGAACCGGTCGCCGTGCTCAAGCGCGACCGGACGGAGGCGGCGCACGCCGCGGCGTGA